One part of the Microbulbifer sp. THAF38 genome encodes these proteins:
- a CDS encoding N-acetylmuramoyl-L-alanine amidase: MSRMWRSLVALVIGLTIALPLTAAEVEGVRLWRAPDHTRLVFDLSGPAEHKLFTLSGPHRVVVDIADTQLKAQLDTLDLKGTPIAQVRHARHNKKDLRVVFDLKQQTNPRSFALRRHEQMPDRLVIDLYDEVKSEEKTLQQVGGERDIVIAIDAGHGGEDPGALGPGRLREKDVVLAIAKQLNKQINQRPGFSAKLVRSGDYYVAHRDRVNFGRKIRADLFVSIHADAFTRKDARGAGVYAVSTRGATSETARFLAQRENESDLIGGAGSLNLGDKDDTLAGVLLDLSMTATMNASLDIGASVLSQLGTVTHLHKKRVEQANFAVLRSPDVPSILVETGFITNPYESKRLRDPKFQRRLAQKLSEGIVAHFESRPPAGTWVAANRGAEARRHVIARGETLSGIAARYRISVASLKEANGINSSVIRVGQTLSIPSG; the protein is encoded by the coding sequence ATGAGTAGGATGTGGCGCTCGCTAGTGGCCCTGGTAATCGGGCTGACAATCGCACTGCCGTTGACAGCGGCAGAAGTAGAGGGCGTGCGCCTGTGGCGGGCGCCGGACCACACGCGTCTGGTCTTCGACCTGAGCGGCCCGGCGGAGCACAAGTTGTTTACCCTGAGCGGGCCGCACCGTGTTGTGGTGGATATTGCCGATACCCAGTTGAAGGCACAGTTAGATACTCTGGACCTGAAGGGTACTCCCATCGCCCAAGTACGCCACGCCCGCCACAACAAAAAAGACCTGCGAGTGGTCTTCGATTTGAAGCAGCAAACTAACCCGCGCAGCTTTGCCTTACGTCGCCACGAGCAGATGCCGGATCGCCTGGTGATCGATCTCTACGATGAGGTGAAAAGCGAGGAGAAAACCTTGCAGCAGGTGGGCGGCGAGCGGGATATCGTGATCGCTATCGACGCCGGCCATGGAGGTGAGGATCCGGGTGCGCTTGGGCCCGGCAGGCTGCGGGAAAAAGATGTGGTGCTGGCGATTGCCAAGCAGTTAAATAAACAGATCAACCAGAGACCGGGCTTTAGCGCCAAATTAGTGCGCTCCGGCGACTATTACGTTGCTCACCGGGATAGGGTAAATTTTGGCCGCAAGATTCGTGCAGATCTCTTTGTCTCGATACATGCCGACGCCTTTACCCGCAAGGATGCCCGTGGCGCCGGTGTCTATGCGGTATCGACTCGCGGCGCCACCAGTGAAACAGCGCGCTTTCTGGCCCAGCGGGAAAACGAGTCGGATCTGATCGGTGGTGCAGGCAGCCTGAACCTGGGCGACAAGGACGATACCCTCGCCGGAGTCCTGCTGGATCTCTCTATGACTGCGACCATGAATGCCAGCCTGGATATCGGTGCCAGTGTACTGTCCCAGCTGGGAACCGTGACGCATCTGCACAAGAAGCGTGTGGAGCAGGCCAATTTCGCCGTGTTGCGCTCTCCAGATGTGCCCTCAATTCTTGTAGAGACTGGTTTTATTACCAACCCCTATGAGTCAAAGCGTCTGCGTGACCCGAAATTCCAACGCAGGCTGGCACAAAAACTCAGCGAAGGTATAGTGGCCCACTTCGAGAGCCGCCCTCCGGCGGGCACTTGGGTTGCCGCCAATCGCGGTGCCGAAGCGCGCCGACATGTCATTGCCCGCGGCGAGACACTGTCAGGAATCGCCGCGCGCTACCGAATTTCCGTGGCGTCCCTGAAGGAAGCTAACGGCATCAACAGCTCGGTCATCCGTGTCGGCCAGACACTGAGTATCCCTTCCGGTTAA
- the hflX gene encoding ribosome rescue GTPase HflX — protein sequence MFFDRPESGELAVLVHLELSAIDSPDDPREFEELALSAGADPVSFIFGQRATPDPKTFVGRGKLEEIRQVVKEQGAELVIFDHTLSPSQERNVERELKCRVLDRTGLILDIFAQRARTHEGKLQVELAQLRHMATRLVRGWTHLERQKGGIGLRGPGETQLETDRRLLRARIDSIEKRLEKVRRQREQGRRARSRAEVATVSLVGYTNAGKSTLFNRLTDADVYVRDQLFATLDPTMRRVELPNVGAMILADTVGFVSHLPHKLVEAFRATLEEAAQATLLLHVVDAAAEDRLHLMEEVQTVLEEIGASDLPQLLVYNKIDLLADFEPRIDRDEQGVPRAVWLSAVTGAGCDLLVEAIAERLGEQMVQGLLVVRPQQSRLRAQLYQINAVQSEQYRDNGDCELQLLLPRSDFQRLLAPFLNAGEEPEWLPQENIRGDSSSDNEAQ from the coding sequence TTGTTTTTCGATCGACCGGAATCCGGTGAACTGGCAGTACTGGTACACCTTGAACTCTCCGCTATAGACAGCCCAGATGATCCTCGCGAATTTGAGGAGCTTGCCCTCTCTGCCGGAGCAGACCCGGTCAGTTTTATCTTTGGACAGCGCGCCACTCCAGACCCCAAAACTTTTGTCGGCCGGGGCAAGCTGGAAGAGATTCGCCAGGTGGTGAAAGAGCAGGGTGCGGAATTGGTGATCTTTGATCACACCCTGTCCCCCAGTCAGGAGCGCAACGTTGAGCGCGAACTCAAGTGTCGGGTGTTGGATCGCACCGGCCTGATCCTCGATATTTTCGCCCAGCGTGCGCGTACCCACGAAGGTAAGTTACAGGTGGAGCTTGCGCAGTTGCGCCATATGGCCACCCGGCTGGTGCGCGGCTGGACCCACTTGGAACGGCAAAAAGGCGGTATCGGCTTGCGCGGTCCAGGTGAGACCCAGCTGGAAACTGATCGCCGCCTGCTGCGCGCGCGTATAGATTCCATTGAGAAGCGCCTGGAAAAAGTCCGCCGCCAGCGGGAACAGGGCCGGCGTGCGCGCTCCCGTGCCGAGGTGGCCACGGTTTCCCTGGTGGGTTATACCAACGCCGGTAAGTCGACCTTGTTTAACCGACTTACCGACGCCGATGTATACGTGCGCGACCAATTGTTTGCGACCCTCGATCCGACCATGCGCAGGGTTGAATTACCCAATGTTGGCGCCATGATCCTTGCAGATACGGTAGGTTTTGTTTCGCACCTGCCACACAAATTGGTTGAGGCTTTTCGTGCGACTCTGGAGGAAGCCGCCCAGGCAACACTGCTACTGCACGTAGTGGATGCCGCCGCAGAGGATCGCCTGCACTTGATGGAAGAGGTACAGACCGTGCTCGAGGAAATCGGTGCATCGGATCTTCCACAGCTGCTGGTGTACAACAAAATCGATCTGCTCGCCGACTTTGAGCCCCGCATCGATCGCGATGAACAGGGCGTGCCACGCGCGGTTTGGCTGTCCGCGGTGACAGGCGCCGGCTGTGATCTTTTGGTGGAGGCGATTGCGGAGCGCCTGGGCGAACAAATGGTGCAGGGCCTGCTGGTAGTGAGGCCACAGCAATCCCGCTTGCGCGCCCAGCTCTATCAAATCAATGCAGTGCAGAGCGAACAATACCGGGATAATGGCGACTGCGAGTTGCAGTTATTGTTGCCGCGTAGTGATTTCCAGCGTTTGCTGGCTCCATTTTTAAATGCCGGTGAAGAGCCGGAGTGGTTGCCACAAGAAAATATTCGTGGCGACAGCAGTAGCGACAACGAAGCGCAGTAG
- the mutL gene encoding DNA mismatch repair endonuclease MutL, with the protein MHERIQQLSPRLANQIAAGEVVERPASVIKELLENSLDAGATRLEVDIDNGGIKRMKVRDNGKGIEKEDLPMALARHATSKIHVLEDLEAVATLGFRGEALASISSVARLNLISSRDESGKGWQVSAEGRDMQAQLAPAAHPRGTTVDVRDLFFNTPARRKFLRTEKTEFNRIDDTIKRLALSRFDVSISLRHNGKGVHNLRAGSGRVEMERRVAQVCGPAFMQNALHIDVERSGLRLWGWVAEPAFSRSQADLQFFYVNGRAIRDKVVSHAVRRAFADVLYHGRHPAFVLYLELDPASVDVNVHPTKHEVRFRDGRLVHDFLFGSLHRALADVRPGQKDEQAEEADGQENGAAERVSGIQAGEFSGQQKMPLSNRPSPSSLQQQMNAYGALHQPYREPAGVAESAATAAPQPGVAVAPMAVQMPMASDNASGEEIPPLGFAIAQLHGIYILAQNEQGMIVVDMHAAHERIVYEQMKTAHAAGGIQAQPLLVPVSLAVSQREADCFEERSEVFTSLGFVLQRAGPETLLVRQVPTMLHGAQVEQLVRDVLSDLLGQGDSERIGERINEVLATMACHGSVRANRRLTVPEMNALLRDMERTERSGQCNHGRPTWTQVKLADMDKWFMRGQ; encoded by the coding sequence ATGCACGAACGTATCCAGCAATTATCTCCGCGTCTCGCCAACCAGATCGCTGCCGGTGAGGTGGTCGAACGCCCCGCCTCTGTAATCAAGGAGCTGCTGGAAAACAGCCTGGATGCTGGCGCCACGCGGCTGGAAGTGGATATTGATAACGGCGGCATCAAGCGCATGAAAGTGCGGGATAACGGCAAGGGTATCGAGAAAGAGGATTTGCCCATGGCGCTGGCGCGCCATGCCACATCTAAAATCCACGTGCTGGAAGATCTGGAGGCGGTGGCCACCCTGGGGTTCCGTGGTGAGGCCCTGGCCAGTATTTCCTCTGTCGCGCGATTGAATCTGATCAGCAGCCGCGATGAGAGCGGCAAGGGCTGGCAAGTGAGTGCCGAGGGCCGTGACATGCAGGCACAGCTGGCGCCGGCGGCCCACCCCCGCGGCACTACCGTGGATGTGCGCGACTTGTTTTTCAATACGCCGGCAAGACGCAAATTCCTGCGCACCGAGAAGACCGAATTTAATCGTATCGACGACACCATCAAGCGCCTAGCGCTGTCCCGCTTCGATGTGTCTATCAGTCTGCGCCACAACGGTAAGGGCGTGCATAACCTGCGCGCCGGCAGCGGCCGTGTGGAGATGGAGCGCCGTGTGGCGCAGGTGTGCGGTCCGGCGTTTATGCAGAATGCCCTGCATATCGATGTGGAGCGCAGTGGTCTGCGCCTGTGGGGTTGGGTGGCCGAGCCGGCTTTTTCCCGCTCCCAGGCCGATCTGCAATTCTTCTACGTCAATGGGCGTGCTATTCGCGACAAAGTGGTGAGTCACGCGGTGCGCCGCGCCTTTGCCGATGTGCTCTATCACGGCCGCCATCCAGCGTTTGTGCTCTATCTGGAATTGGACCCGGCATCGGTGGATGTGAATGTGCATCCCACCAAACACGAGGTGCGCTTTCGCGATGGCCGCCTAGTGCATGATTTCCTGTTTGGCAGTTTGCACAGAGCCCTAGCCGATGTGCGCCCAGGGCAGAAAGATGAGCAAGCTGAAGAGGCTGATGGGCAAGAGAATGGTGCCGCAGAAAGAGTCAGCGGTATCCAGGCGGGAGAATTCTCCGGCCAGCAAAAAATGCCGCTCTCCAATCGCCCCTCACCGTCGAGTTTGCAGCAGCAAATGAATGCCTACGGCGCCCTGCATCAACCCTACCGGGAGCCGGCGGGTGTTGCCGAATCTGCAGCCACAGCCGCGCCTCAGCCTGGCGTTGCAGTTGCGCCTATGGCAGTGCAGATGCCAATGGCCAGTGACAATGCCAGTGGGGAAGAGATCCCGCCGCTAGGCTTTGCCATTGCCCAGCTGCACGGTATTTATATTCTCGCGCAGAACGAGCAGGGCATGATCGTGGTAGACATGCACGCTGCTCATGAGCGTATTGTTTACGAACAGATGAAAACGGCCCATGCCGCCGGCGGCATTCAGGCGCAGCCATTGCTGGTGCCGGTGAGTTTGGCGGTGAGCCAGCGCGAGGCGGATTGCTTTGAGGAGCGCAGTGAGGTTTTCACTTCTCTCGGCTTTGTGCTGCAGCGCGCCGGCCCGGAAACCCTGCTGGTACGCCAGGTGCCCACCATGTTGCACGGTGCCCAGGTGGAGCAACTGGTGCGCGATGTACTGTCGGATTTACTTGGGCAGGGCGACAGTGAGCGCATTGGCGAGCGCATCAACGAAGTGCTCGCTACCATGGCCTGTCACGGTTCTGTGCGCGCCAACCGCCGCCTGACGGTGCCGGAAATGAATGCGCTGCTGCGGGATATGGAGCGCACCGAGCGCAGCGGCCAGTGCAATCACGGCCGCCCGACCTGGACCCAGGTTAAACTGGCGGATATGGATAAGTGGTTTATGCGCGGTCAATAA
- the hflK gene encoding FtsH protease activity modulator HflK, whose translation MAWNEPGGNNGKDPWGGGGGNRNNDGPPDLDELFRKVQQKLGGLFGGSPSTGTGKFPWMLVIVIAVLIYAGLGIYQVNANEQAVVLRLGKYHSTESAGLHWNPPLIDHVTKVNMTEVRTERTTGQMLTEDANIVEVVLTVQWQVSDAESFVLRVREPVKSLQEATDSALRHVVGSLTLNGVISQNRTQVSTDTQQRLQEYLDLYQTGIRIDVVNLTDAKAPREVQDAFDDVTKAREDEVRLQNEAQAYANQVIPVARGQAQRIIEEAEGYKARVVESARGEAVRFEKLLTEYERAPEVTRERLYLDAVQDVMSSTSKVMVDVEGGNNMMYLPLDKLAQESTTQAAQRKDTSPIVIEEVYQRIVERLRQDAAGNRRSQTVR comes from the coding sequence ATGGCCTGGAATGAACCGGGTGGTAACAACGGCAAAGACCCTTGGGGTGGTGGCGGTGGCAACCGCAATAACGATGGCCCACCGGATCTCGACGAGCTGTTCCGCAAAGTCCAGCAGAAACTCGGCGGATTGTTTGGCGGTAGCCCAAGCACCGGAACGGGTAAATTCCCATGGATGCTGGTGATTGTTATCGCGGTATTAATTTATGCGGGACTCGGTATTTATCAGGTTAACGCCAACGAACAGGCGGTGGTGTTGCGCCTGGGTAAATACCATTCGACTGAGTCCGCCGGTCTGCACTGGAACCCACCGCTGATCGATCATGTCACCAAGGTCAATATGACTGAGGTGCGTACCGAGCGCACCACCGGACAGATGCTGACCGAAGACGCCAATATCGTGGAAGTGGTATTGACCGTTCAGTGGCAAGTGAGTGATGCGGAATCTTTTGTGCTGCGTGTGCGCGAGCCGGTGAAGAGCCTGCAGGAGGCCACTGACAGTGCCCTGCGCCATGTAGTGGGCTCTCTCACTCTGAACGGTGTGATTTCGCAAAACCGGACCCAGGTATCCACTGACACCCAGCAGCGTCTGCAGGAATACCTGGATCTCTACCAGACGGGCATCCGCATTGATGTGGTGAACCTCACTGACGCTAAGGCGCCCCGCGAAGTGCAAGATGCCTTCGATGATGTGACCAAAGCCCGCGAGGATGAGGTGCGTCTGCAAAACGAAGCCCAGGCCTATGCCAATCAGGTGATCCCGGTTGCCCGCGGTCAGGCTCAGCGCATTATCGAAGAAGCGGAGGGTTACAAGGCCCGGGTGGTAGAGAGTGCCCGCGGTGAGGCGGTTCGCTTCGAGAAGCTGCTGACAGAGTACGAGCGCGCGCCGGAAGTGACCCGTGAGCGTCTTTACCTGGATGCGGTGCAGGATGTGATGTCCAGCACTTCCAAAGTGATGGTCGATGTCGAGGGTGGCAACAACATGATGTACCTGCCGCTGGATAAGCTGGCGCAGGAGAGCACGACTCAGGCTGCCCAACGCAAAGACACCTCCCCGATTGTAATCGAAGAGGTCTACCAGCGTATCGTCGAGCGCCTGCGTCAGGATGCTGCCGGCAACCGCCGCAGCCAGACTGTTCGCTAG
- a CDS encoding ATP phosphoribosyltransferase regulatory subunit, whose amino-acid sequence MTQADRWMLPDGIAEILPAGAVQVETLRRRLLDLYHCWGYELVIPPMLEFTESLLVGMGRDLDLSTFKVTDQISGRTLGIRADITPQTARIDAHSFPRAGANRLCYAGQVLHTRARTAMGSRAPIQIGAELFGVDSLAGDIEVISLMLESLQVAGVEDIYLDLGHVAIYRSLAEAAGLGDSAREELSALLQNKASADVHSWVSENISDLQVAAWLQALPGLAGGLDCLERAATQLAGAPQPLLDALSDLQQVAEALGQRYPAVTLFFDLSEVRGYDYETGLVFAAYTPGHGQALANGGRYNGIGAVFGRDRPATGFSSDLVALNTLGISATPSEGAILAPEVSGPQGAELWRKVDELRKRGEVVIATLSDSAESDVYSRCDRELVLEGDSWVVKPRD is encoded by the coding sequence ATGACTCAAGCCGATCGTTGGATGCTGCCGGATGGCATCGCGGAGATTTTGCCCGCGGGTGCCGTTCAAGTTGAAACCCTGCGCCGCCGACTGTTGGACCTCTACCATTGCTGGGGGTATGAGTTGGTGATACCGCCAATGCTGGAGTTCACCGAATCCCTGCTGGTTGGCATGGGGCGCGATCTCGATTTGAGTACTTTCAAGGTCACAGACCAGATCTCCGGGCGTACACTCGGCATCCGCGCTGATATTACCCCGCAGACCGCGCGCATCGATGCGCATAGTTTTCCCCGCGCGGGGGCCAACCGCTTGTGCTACGCGGGCCAGGTCCTGCATACCCGGGCACGCACCGCCATGGGCTCCCGTGCGCCCATCCAGATAGGTGCGGAATTGTTTGGTGTGGACAGTCTCGCCGGGGATATCGAGGTGATCTCCCTGATGCTGGAGAGTCTGCAGGTTGCCGGGGTGGAAGATATTTATTTGGACCTCGGTCACGTCGCCATCTACCGAAGCCTCGCCGAGGCGGCCGGGCTCGGCGACAGTGCGCGTGAAGAGTTGTCCGCGCTGCTGCAGAACAAGGCCAGTGCCGATGTCCACAGTTGGGTGTCAGAGAATATTAGCGACTTGCAGGTAGCAGCCTGGTTGCAGGCTCTGCCGGGTCTCGCTGGTGGCCTCGATTGCCTGGAGCGGGCCGCCACGCAGTTGGCGGGGGCACCGCAGCCACTGCTGGATGCATTGTCTGACCTGCAGCAGGTGGCCGAGGCTCTAGGGCAGCGCTACCCGGCAGTGACGCTCTTTTTCGATTTGAGTGAAGTGCGCGGCTACGACTATGAGACCGGTTTGGTATTCGCCGCTTACACGCCGGGCCACGGGCAGGCGCTTGCCAACGGGGGCCGCTACAACGGTATTGGCGCGGTATTCGGTCGGGATCGGCCGGCAACAGGATTTAGTAGTGATTTAGTGGCCCTCAATACCCTGGGTATAAGTGCAACACCTAGTGAAGGCGCCATACTCGCGCCGGAAGTGAGCGGCCCGCAAGGCGCCGAGCTTTGGCGCAAAGTTGACGAGCTGCGCAAGCGGGGAGAGGTGGTGATAGCCACCCTTTCCGATAGCGCAGAGAGCGATGTCTATTCGCGCTGTGATCGCGAACTGGTATTGGAAGGCGATTCCTGGGTGGTGAAGCCCCGGGATTGA
- the hfq gene encoding RNA chaperone Hfq yields MSKGHSLQDPYLNVLRKERIPVSIYLVNGIKLQGQIESFDQFVVLLKNTVSQMVYKHAISTVVPSRAVRVPLLNPAAQHGGEGNGEGGERESFS; encoded by the coding sequence ATGTCAAAAGGGCACAGCTTACAAGACCCTTACCTCAACGTACTGCGCAAAGAGCGTATCCCGGTTTCTATCTATCTGGTAAACGGCATCAAGCTCCAAGGGCAAATTGAATCTTTCGACCAGTTTGTGGTGTTGCTGAAAAATACCGTTAGCCAAATGGTATACAAGCACGCTATTTCCACTGTTGTACCGTCCCGCGCTGTGCGCGTTCCACTGTTGAACCCAGCCGCACAGCATGGCGGAGAGGGCAATGGTGAAGGCGGTGAGCGCGAATCTTTCAGCTGA
- a CDS encoding adenylosuccinate synthase: protein MGKNVVVLGTQWGDEGKGKIVDLLTEQVSLVVRFQGGHNAGHTLVIDGEKTVLHLIPSGILRPSVTCLIGNGVVLSPEALLKEMGELEERGVPVRERLRLSPACPLILPVHVALDQAREKARGDKAIGTTGRGIGPAYEDKVARRGLRLGDLCNWENFCNQLKELIDYHNFALTEYYKVDPVSYEDTLEQAKIWREQLVPMIIDVADQLHKAREQGEHILFEGAQGSLLDIDHGTYPFVTSSNTTAGGTATGSGFGPLYLDYVLGITKAYTTRVGGGPFPTELDCEVGRHLGEKGHEFGATTGRQRRTGWFDAVAVRHAIRINSISGLCLTKLDVLDGLEEVKICVGYRNSAGEEVPVPFDAAGWEGVEPVYESMPGWTENTFGVRREADLPANAKAYIARIEELVGAPVDIVSTGPDRNETIVRASSALCEMGIHNASV, encoded by the coding sequence ATGGGCAAGAATGTAGTAGTGCTGGGTACCCAGTGGGGCGATGAAGGCAAGGGTAAGATTGTCGATTTGCTGACAGAGCAGGTCTCCCTGGTGGTGCGCTTTCAGGGCGGACACAACGCCGGCCACACCCTGGTGATTGACGGTGAGAAAACCGTACTGCACCTGATCCCCTCCGGTATCCTGCGCCCCAGCGTCACCTGCCTGATCGGCAACGGTGTGGTGTTGTCACCGGAAGCACTGCTCAAGGAGATGGGAGAGCTGGAAGAACGCGGTGTTCCAGTGCGCGAGCGCCTGCGCCTGTCACCGGCCTGCCCGCTGATTCTGCCGGTGCATGTGGCCCTGGACCAAGCCCGTGAGAAGGCCCGTGGCGACAAAGCCATCGGCACCACCGGTCGTGGTATCGGTCCCGCCTATGAAGATAAGGTTGCCCGCCGCGGCCTGCGTCTCGGTGACCTGTGCAACTGGGAGAACTTCTGTAATCAGCTCAAGGAGCTGATCGACTACCACAACTTTGCCTTGACCGAATACTACAAGGTTGATCCGGTAAGCTATGAGGATACCCTGGAGCAGGCCAAGATCTGGCGTGAGCAACTGGTGCCAATGATCATTGATGTGGCCGATCAGCTGCACAAGGCCCGCGAGCAGGGCGAGCACATCCTGTTCGAGGGTGCCCAGGGCTCCCTGCTGGATATCGACCACGGCACCTATCCGTTTGTGACCTCCTCCAACACCACTGCCGGCGGCACCGCCACCGGTTCTGGTTTTGGTCCCCTGTACCTGGACTACGTGCTGGGTATCACCAAGGCCTACACCACCCGTGTTGGCGGCGGTCCTTTCCCCACCGAGCTCGACTGTGAAGTAGGGCGTCACCTGGGCGAGAAGGGGCATGAATTCGGTGCCACTACCGGGCGCCAGCGCCGCACTGGCTGGTTCGATGCAGTTGCCGTACGCCACGCTATTCGTATCAACAGTATCTCCGGCTTGTGTCTGACCAAGCTGGATGTGCTCGATGGTCTCGAGGAAGTGAAGATCTGTGTGGGCTACCGCAACAGCGCTGGCGAAGAAGTGCCGGTGCCTTTCGACGCCGCCGGTTGGGAGGGTGTCGAGCCCGTATACGAGAGTATGCCCGGTTGGACAGAGAATACTTTTGGTGTGCGCCGCGAAGCGGACCTGCCGGCCAATGCCAAGGCCTATATCGCCCGCATTGAAGAGCTGGTGGGTGCACCGGTAGATATTGTTTCTACAGGCCCCGATCGCAATGAGACTATTGTTCGCGCCTCTTCCGCACTTTGCGAAATGGGAATCCATAACGCGAGTGTTTAA
- the miaA gene encoding tRNA (adenosine(37)-N6)-dimethylallyltransferase MiaA — MGPTASGKTDLAMALADHLPVELISVDSALVYRGLDLGSAKPSAEELARYPHRLIDICDPSESYSAGRFRKDALEAMDEISTAGKIPLLVGGTMLYFRALLEGMAKLPEADPQLRAEIEARAEREGWPALHAELAQVDPQLAAELHPNHSVRIERGLEVYRLTGVPLSQLRREQAGGGVQERYRLSQLAIMPRDRSLLHERIELRFRRMLEAGFVQEVRGLYGRGDLHEDLPAIRAVGYRQVWQYLDGRCDYDEMVAAGIAATRQLAKRQLTWLRRWPELEILYTQDSEGGVRENDEILAEALKFLA, encoded by the coding sequence ATGGGCCCCACCGCATCGGGCAAAACGGATTTGGCTATGGCCCTGGCCGACCATCTGCCGGTGGAGTTAATTAGTGTGGATTCGGCCCTGGTCTACCGGGGCCTTGATCTTGGTTCGGCCAAACCCAGTGCAGAGGAGTTGGCCCGCTACCCCCACCGTTTGATTGATATCTGTGACCCCAGCGAGTCCTATTCCGCCGGTCGTTTTCGCAAAGATGCTCTTGAAGCTATGGACGAAATCAGCACAGCCGGTAAGATCCCTTTACTGGTTGGCGGAACTATGTTGTATTTCCGTGCTCTCCTAGAAGGAATGGCAAAATTGCCAGAGGCCGACCCGCAACTGCGTGCGGAAATTGAAGCGCGTGCCGAGCGCGAGGGCTGGCCCGCGTTACACGCGGAGCTGGCACAGGTCGATCCACAGTTGGCGGCAGAATTGCACCCCAATCACTCGGTGCGCATCGAGCGGGGACTTGAGGTTTATCGGCTTACCGGTGTGCCTCTGTCCCAGTTGCGTCGCGAGCAGGCTGGGGGTGGTGTGCAGGAACGCTACCGGTTGAGTCAGTTGGCGATTATGCCTCGCGATAGGTCGCTGCTTCATGAGCGTATCGAACTGCGTTTTCGGCGGATGCTTGAAGCCGGATTTGTGCAGGAAGTGCGCGGTTTGTATGGGCGCGGCGATCTGCACGAGGACCTGCCGGCAATTCGCGCAGTGGGCTATCGTCAAGTGTGGCAGTACCTGGATGGGCGCTGCGATTACGACGAGATGGTTGCCGCGGGAATTGCCGCCACCCGCCAGCTGGCAAAGCGCCAGCTGACTTGGTTGCGGCGCTGGCCTGAGCTGGAAATTTTGTACACTCAGGATAGTGAGGGCGGGGTGCGTGAGAATGATGAAATATTGGCCGAAGCCTTGAAATTTCTCGCTTAA
- the hflC gene encoding protease modulator HflC — protein MNNKTLGIIVVLLLGILLVSSSAFVVKETEKAVLLRFGELVRTYTEPGLYFKIPFAEKLRKFDARIQTVDSSPVRMLNSENKFMMVDSYAKYRISDVSKFYIATRGDQRNAVRLLSEQINDRLRNQFGVRDLHEVVSGERDELMSEITKNLNQIAQKNLGVEVIDVRVKRIDLPPEVSESVFQRMRAGRELEARDHRAKGQEASERIKANADRQKVVIESEAYRQAEELRGAGDAEAAAIYAAAYTKNPEFYRFTRSLQAYRESFRSKSDMMLVDPDSEFFRYLKDPKGQ, from the coding sequence ATGAATAACAAAACTCTGGGAATTATCGTCGTACTGCTGCTCGGTATCCTATTGGTTTCCTCCAGTGCCTTTGTGGTGAAGGAAACGGAAAAGGCCGTATTGCTGCGTTTCGGTGAACTGGTGCGCACTTATACCGAGCCGGGCCTCTACTTCAAGATCCCGTTTGCGGAAAAGCTGCGCAAGTTCGACGCACGTATCCAAACTGTGGATTCGAGCCCGGTGCGCATGCTCAACAGCGAAAACAAGTTCATGATGGTGGATTCCTACGCTAAGTATCGTATCTCCGATGTGAGCAAGTTCTACATCGCCACCCGCGGTGATCAGCGCAATGCGGTGCGTCTGCTGTCGGAGCAAATCAACGACCGTCTGCGTAACCAGTTTGGTGTACGCGATCTGCACGAGGTGGTCAGTGGTGAGCGCGATGAGTTAATGTCTGAAATCACTAAAAATCTGAATCAGATAGCGCAAAAGAACCTTGGAGTGGAAGTGATTGATGTGCGCGTCAAGCGTATCGACCTGCCGCCGGAGGTCTCCGAGTCCGTGTTCCAGCGTATGCGCGCAGGTCGTGAGCTCGAAGCGCGGGATCATCGCGCCAAGGGTCAGGAAGCCAGTGAGCGTATCAAGGCCAATGCTGATCGCCAGAAGGTGGTCATCGAGTCCGAGGCCTACCGCCAGGCCGAAGAACTGCGTGGTGCCGGCGATGCGGAGGCAGCAGCTATTTACGCCGCGGCCTATACTAAGAACCCCGAGTTCTACCGCTTTACCCGCAGCCTGCAGGCCTACAGGGAATCTTTCCGCAGTAAATCCGACATGATGCTGGTGGATCCAGATAGTGAGTTTTTCCGCTACCTGAAGGATCCCAAAGGGCAATAA